A stretch of the Aegilops tauschii subsp. strangulata cultivar AL8/78 chromosome 4, Aet v6.0, whole genome shotgun sequence genome encodes the following:
- the LOC109760224 gene encoding uncharacterized protein, with protein sequence MPPCRRGASGVRVRPSGNYSAEIQSGGGMRLRLGTFDTAQEGARACDAAAWRLVRSRQDMNFADVATRERAQELAPFPWLLTDEDRRKHRRRERRLRLAEMDEQAMALWSYRFLQDIINEEQKKQMKYSALAGVARAHFNLRRPLEPAHRCVQKLANPALYSDF encoded by the exons ATGCCGCCTTGCCGCCGGGGAGCTTCGGGCGTCCGCGTGCGTCCGTCCGGCAACTACTCCGCCGAGATTCAGTCGGGCGGCGGCATGCGCCTCCGCCTCGGAACCTTCGACACCGCCCAGGAGGGCGCCCGCGCGTGCGACGCTGCGGCATGGCGCCTCGTGCGGTCCCGTCAGGACATGAACTTCGCCGACGTggcgacgcgggagcgggcacaggagTTGGCGCCTTTCCCGTGGCTtctcaccgacgaggatcgtcgcaaGCACCGGAGGCGGGAGCGTCGTCTCAGGCTGGCCGAGATGGACGAgcaagccatggcgctgtggagCTATCGCTTCCTGCAAGACATCATCAACGAGGAACA GAAAAAACAGATGAAATATAGCGCGCTTGCTGGAGTGGCTCGGGCGCACTTTAATTTGCGGCGGCCGCTGGAGCCAGCGCACCGCTGCGTGCAAAAGCTGGCTAACCCGGCGCTGTATTCTGACTTTTAA